Within Acidimicrobiales bacterium, the genomic segment TCACGAAGTCCTCGGCGTTGGTCTCGAGGACCTCGTCGATCTCGTCGAGGAGGTCGTCGAGTTCCGCCTTCAGTTCGTCGCCCCGTTCCGATGTCGCGGGGGCGGCAGCGGTTTCCGCTTCACGCTCCGCGGGGGCGGGCTTACGGATTTGTTCACGCTCGGCCATGCGTTGCTCCGTTGGTCGTCGGTCGTTTGCTCAGTTGCCCAGACGACGGAGAAGGTCCGTCGCCGAGTCGCACTCATCGAACAAGGTACCCACGTGGGCCTCGGTCCCGCGCAATGGTTCCATCATCGGCACCCGGCGCAGGGCCTCGGTGCCGACGTCGAACACCAGCGAGTCCCAGTTCGCGGCGACGACGGCGTCGGGAAAGCGCTGGAGACAGCGGCCGCGGAAGAAGGCCCGGGTGTCGTGGGGCGGTTCGGTCTTGGCTCGTTCGGCGTCGGCCTCGTCGACGAGGCGCTCGAGGTCGACGCGCGCCGCGAGGGACTTGCTCGGACGCAGGTCGCTGTACTGGATGTCCATGGCGCGGAGCCGGGCGTCGGACCATTCGAGGTCGTGGCGGTCGCGATAGCCGTTGACCAGGCGGTACTTGGCGACCCAGTCGACCTGGCCCGCCAGGGTCATCGGGTCGTCCTCGAGGCCGGCCAGCACGAACTCCCACCGGCGGAGCACATCGAGCGCCACGTCACCGCCGACGTCGTCGGTGCCGTTGGCCTCGACGTACTTCTTCGACTGGTCGAGCAACTCCCATTGCACCTCGAGCGCGGTGATGGTGGTGCCGTCGTCGAGTTCGAGCGGAGCACGAAGCGAGAGATCGTGGGACACCTGGCGCATTGCCGGCACCGGTGTGCGAAACGTGAAGTCGCGAGTGAACGCGTCGTCCTCGGTGAGCGCCAGCACGAGGGCCGTGGTGCCGACCTTCAGATAGGTGGCCACCTGCGCCATGTTGGCGTCGCCGACGATCACGTGGAGACGCCGGTACTTGCGCGCGTCGGCGTGGGGCTCGTCGCGGGTGTTGATGATCGGGCGCTTCAGGGTGGTCTCCAGTCCCACCTCCTCCTCGAAAAAATCGGCCCGCTGGGTGAGCTGGAAGCCGACGTCGTCGGTGCGCATCCCGGGTGCCTCGGCGCCGACCTTGCCCGCACCGGTGAAGATCTGGCGGGTGATGAAGTGGGCCGTTGCCCGGTTGACGATGCGCCCGAACGGCGTCGCCCGGTCGACGAGATAGTTCTCGTGACAGCCGTAGCTGTTGCCCTTGCCGTCGCTGTTGTTCTTGTAGAGGACGATCTCCTCGTCCGGCGGCAGCAGGCGGTTGGCGGCTTCCATGGACTGCGCGGCGATGAGTTCGGCGGCCCGGTCGAACCGCACCACCGAGAGGGCATCGGCGCATTCGGGCGTGCTGAGTTCGGGGTGGGCGTGGTCGACGTAGTAGCGGGCGCCGTTGGTGAGCACCGCGTTGACCAGGTGGGTCTCCACGTCGGGCGGCATCGCGCCGGTGGGTGCGTAGCCACGGGCGTCCATGCCCGGTGTCTCGTCGATGAAATCCCAGTGGACCGACGCGTCCCGGCTGTCGGTGCGATAGCCGGCATCGTAGAGGTACGCGTTGATGAGCACGGACGAGGCCGCGATCGGGTTCGGATCGTCGGTGCCCTTGTGGACGATGCCGTACTCGGTCTCGATGCCGAGGGTCTTCGGGATAGCCATTCCGGCGACCCTACTCGCCCGCCAAGTCGGACCACCGCCGCGCGAGGGCGCCCGATCGACGGCTCAGAGGATCTGGGAGAGGAAGAGCTTTGTCCGCTCCTCCTGGGGGTTCGTGAAGAAGTGCTCGGGGGTGCCGACCTCGACGATTTCGCCGCTCGCCATGAAGGCGACTCGGTCGGCGACCGCTCGGGCGAAGCCCATCTCGTGGGTGACGACGATCATCGTCATGCCCGACTCGGCGAGGTCCTGCATGGCGTCGAGCACCTCTTTGACCATCTCGGGGTCGAGCGCCGAGGTGGGCTCGTCGAACAGCATGACCTTGGGTTCCATGGCGAGCGCCCGGGCGATGGCGACCCGCTGCTGCTGACCGCCCGAGAGCTGTCCGGGGTGCTTCTTCGCCTGCTCGGGAATCTTGACCATCTCGAGGAGCTCCATCGCTGCTTTCTCCGCCGCAGCCTTCGGCTTCTTGCGCACCCGGCGGGGCCCGAGCGTGATGTTGTCGAGCACCGTCATGTGTGGGAACAGGTTGAAGGACTGGAAGACCATCCCGCACTCTCGACGGATCTCCCGGATGTTGCGGATGTCCGAGGTCAGTTCGACGCCGTCGACGACGATCGTGCCGTTCGTGTGCTCTTCGAGATGGTTGATGCAGCGGATGAGCGTCGACTTGCCGGAGCCGGACGGGCCGATGACCACGACGACCTCCTGCTTGCCGACGACCAGGTTCACGTTCGTGAGCGCCTGGAACTCGCCGAAGAACTTGTCGACCCCCTGCACCGTGATGATCGGCTCGCCGGTGCCGCCGGCGACGGTGGCCGTGTTGGTCAGAGAGGTCATGCCTGGGGTTCCGTTGTCAGTTGGTTGATCGCTCATCGCGTTCCTACTCCGAGTCGGGTTTCGAGACGTTGTGCTGCCCGTGACATCGAGAAGCACAAGGTCCAGTAGATGGTCCCCACGAAGGCGTAGGCCTCCGGCGTGTAGCCCTGGTTGGTGAACTCCGGTCGAGCCAGGACGACGTCGACGATGCCCAGCATCTCCTGGAGGCCGATGATCACCAGCAGCGAGACGTCCTTCAGCAACGAGATGAACTGGCCGATCAAGGCGGGGATCGAGTTGCGCAGCGCCTGGGGAAGCACGATCTGCCGGGTGATGGTGAAGGGGGAGAGTCCGAGCGCCTTGCCCGCCTCGACCTGCCCGGCCGGGACCGATTGGAGACCGCCGCGAACGACCTCGGCGACGTAGGCGCCGGAGAAGAGAGTGATCATGATGATCGCGCGGGGAATCGGGCCCGGAAGGGTTGCGCCCGGTGGGAACAGGAAGCCGAGGGCGAACTGGCCGATGAAGAGCAGGCTGATGAGCGGCACACCGCGGATGAGTTCGATGTAGCCGACCGCCAACGGCCGGATCAGCGGGAAGGTCGATCGGCGGGCGAGTGCCATGATGACGCCGATCGGGAAGCTCAGCGAGACACCGGCGAAGGCCACGACGATGGTGAGCAGAAGCCCACCGAACTCGTCGATGTTGGACGGCGTGAAGTCGGTGATGAGCCCGAAGGCCAGGAGGGTCAGCGCCAGCAGGATCCAGCCGGATCGGCGGCGAACGACCTGCGGCAATCGGCGCCCGAGCTGGTTGCCCGCGGCCAGCACGACGACCGCGCCCACCGTCAGCAGCGTCGGGGTGATCGTGCGGGTCATCGAGAGGATGAAGACGATGCCGACCAATGGGCCGCCGATCATCGCGGCGCGGGCCCCGAGCCGCATCGGCGGCGCTTCCTCGTTGTAGCCGAGGCCGGTCCCGATGCCCATGGCGAGCATGGCCGTGTAGATGCCGGCCCACAGCATCTCGTAGGAGATCCCCGTCCGGCCGAAGTCCTTGCCCACCATGTAGAACTCGAGCGGGCCGTTGTAGATGACTTCCCAGCGGGCCGTGATGAAGACGTAGTTGAACGTCTTGAACAGCACGAAGAGGATGAGCCCCCCGAAGAGCAGGGTCAGGATCGAGTTCTTCGTGTCCTTGAAGAGGTTCTTCCGGAGGATCTCGCGTACTCCCCATCCGCTCTCGAGGAGCGGTGGGGGCTCGGATGCGATCGGCGTGCCGTCCACTCCCCCGCCCCCGTGGAGCCCGGTCGGAAGCTGTGCGTCGGGGGCCATCAGCGGGACTCCAGCGACAGTCGTCGGTTGAAGAAGTTGGCGATCAGCGAGATGCCGAGGCTGAAGGTCAGGTAGCAGAACATCAGGATGATCAGCGCCTGCAACGCGGGTGTGGCGTTGTTCGACACCCGCCCGAAGATCGAGGTGATCTCCACGTACGAAATCGCGACGGCGAGCGACGAGTTCTTGGTGATGTTCAGGTACTGGCTGGCCAGCGGCGGGATCATGATCCGGAAGGCCTGCGGCAGGATGACGTAGCGGTACCGCTGGAACGTCGAGAGCGCGATGGCCTGCGCCGCCTCGGCCTGCCCCTTGTGGATCGCCTGGATGGACCCTCGCACGATCTCGGCGACGTGGCTCGCGGTGTAGAGCACCAGGGCGATGGTGAGACCGATGTAGGGCGGGAAGATGTTCATGCCGCCACCGACCTGGCGGCCGTCGATGACCGCCGGATCGAGCGAGAGCGCGTTGCCGGCGACGAAGTTGCCGATGGCCAGCACGATCAGGAAAGCGATGCCGCCGTAGAGCAGACCCCGTGGAGGTTCGCCGGTCTCCTCGTTGACCTTGCGCCGCCACAGGCTGACACCGACCACGGCGAGCATTGCGACACCGACGAAGCCGACGAACATGAGGAGGTTGGCATCGGGGTTGAACCACGGGATACCGATGCCGCGGTTCGAGATCACGAAGGCATCGAACGGGGTGACGTCGTCGGTGATCTGGGGAAGGTTCAGGAGGATGATCACCAGGTAGGTGATGAAGATCCACAGCAGGACCGGGATGTTGCGGAAGACCTCGACATAGATGGTGCCGACGGCCCGAACGAGCAGGTTTTCGCTCAGACGCATGATGCCGATGATCACGCCGAGCGCGGTGCACAGCGGGATACCCACGACGATCACCCGGAGGGTGTTGAGGTACCCGGCCCAGTAGGCCTTGCGAATCGAGTAGTCGGCGCTGTCGGCGAGCCCGGGAATGGCGAAGCGGGCCTGATTGTCGAGGAAGTCGAAACCGGTGGGCAGACCGGCATCCTCGAGGTTGGTGATCGCGTTGTCGTAGAGGCGGTAGACCACGTAGGCGACGACGCCCACGACCGCGAATTGAAACGCCCAGCGGAGGACGCGCACGTTGCGGTACAGCGGCGGCTTCGTCGGCGTGTGGATCTCCTGCTCGACGGTCGTCAAGAAGGTTCCTTTCAGGTGTGAATCCGGCGACGAATGTGGGGCAGGGCCGAAGCCCTGCCCCACAGCTCGTTCGCTGACTTCAGGTCAGATGACCTGAAGCGGAATCAGTTGACCGGGGCTCCGTAGAGGATGCCGCCCTGGGTGTAGAGCTGGTTGTATCCCTCGGGAATCCCCAGCGGGGCGATGTTGCGGTCGTAGATCTCCTGATAGTTGCCCACCGCTTCGATGACACGGACTGCCCAGTCAGCGGTCGGGAACCCGAGGCCGGACTCCGCGTCGTTGACGAACTTGTCGATGGCACCGTTCTCACCAGGGGTGACGTCACCGATGTTCTCGGAAGTGAGTCCGAACTCCTCGGCGTTGAACGTGGCGAACACGACCCACTGAACGACGTCGAAGAAATCGTCGTCGCCTTCACGGGTGGCCGGGCCGAGGGGCTCCTTCGACATGGTGTCGTCGAGGATGGTCACGTCGCCGTCGTAGGTCGCCGCGAAGGAGGCGAGCCCGGACTTGTCCGTCACGTAGCCGTCGCAGGCGCCACTCGAGAAGTTCGAGGTGACTGCGGCCTCGTCGGCAACATTCAACGGCTCGTAGCTGATGCCGAGGTTGCTGAAGTAGATCTCGAGGTTGATCTCGGTGGTCGTACCGGTCTGCACGCAGATGATGGTGCCGTCCATGTCGGCGACCTCGGTGAAGCCGGAGTCCGCGTTCACGAGCATGCCCGCACCGTCGTAGAAGGTCGTGGCGGCCCACTGGAGGCCCAGGGCGCCGTCTCGCGACGAGGTCCATGTGCCGTTTCGGATCAGTACGTCGATTTCGCCCGACTGAAGGGCCGTGAAGCGAGTCTCGGCGGTGAGGTCGGTGTATTCCACCGCATCGGGATCGTCGAGCAGCGCGGCAGCGATGGCCCGGCAGTAGTCGACATCGAGGCCGGTGTAGTTGCCGTCGGCATCGACGTTGGAGAACCCGAGCAGCTGGCCGTTGACGCCACAGTTCAGCACACCGCGGTCGATGATCGTCTGGATGGTCTGTCCCTCGTCCTGGACGAGGTCGACGGTGTCGTCGTCGTCGCCGCCGGTGTCACCGGTGTCGGTGTCGCCGCCGTCGGTGTCACCGCTGTCGGTGTCGCCGCCGTCGGCGTCGTCAGAACTGTCGTCGCCGCACGCGGTCGCGAGCAGGGTGAAACTGAACAGGACGGCGAGAAGCCGCAACATCCAATGGTTTCGCATTATCCCTCCAATGGGTTCCCTATTTGGGTGAAGACGACCCTACACAGTGTTGACTTCGCTGTCAGCAGATGGTCGCCGATGCGACAGTTGACGTTCACCCGCCGGACACACACATTGCGCAGCACAACAGGCCGCAACGGTGTTCTTCAGCACATGGCGGCCACAGGAACGTAAAGGCTCTGCAACAACGCGGCGGCCCCCATTGGACCCACGACCCGGGTCGAACGGGTGCTCAGAGGTACTGGCCGGTGGCCACCGAGTCGATCGACTTCCCGCCGGATGCGTCGTTGTCGGTGTGGATGAGCGTGCGCACGTAGACGATGCGTTCGCCCTTCTTTCCCGAGATCTTCGCCCAGTCGTCGGGGTTGGTGGTGTTCGGAAGGTCTTCGTGCTCCTTGAATTCCTGGCGGATCGAGGAGAGCAGGTCGTCGGTGCGGATACCGCGCTCGCCGCCGGCGATCTCGCGCTTGATGGCCAACTTCTTGGCCCGGCGCACGATGTTCTCGATCATGGCGCCCGAAGAGAAGTCCTTGAAGAACATGACCTCTTTGTCGCCGTTCTGGTACGTGACTTCGAGGAAGCGGTTCGCGTCGTCTTCTCGGTACATCTCGCGAACGGTGTCTTCGATCATCGCCTGAATGGCCTTGTGGATGTCGCCGCCACCCTCGGTCTCGATCATGCCCTCGTCGATGGGGACATCGGCCGTGAGATAGCGGGCGAAGATCGGAATGGCCGCCTCGGCGTCGGGGCGCTCGATCTTGATCTTCACGTCGAGTCGTCCGGGCCGGAGGATGGCCGGATCGATGAGATCCTCCCGGTTCGACGCACCGATGACGATGACGTTGCGCAGCGTCTCGACGCCGTCGATCTCGGCCAACAGCTGGGGCACGATGGTGGACTCGATGTCGGAGCTGATCCCACTGCCTCGGGTGCGGAACAGTGATTCCATCTCGTCGAAGAACACGATGACCGGCCAGCCCTCCTCGCTCTTCTCGCGAGCCCGCTGGAACACCAGGCGTATCTGGCGCTCGGTCTCCCCCACGTACTTGTTGAGCAGCTCCGGGCCCTTGATGTTGAGAAAGAAGCTGCGGGCCTCCTTGTCGCCGGAGACCTCGGCCACCTTCTTGGCCAGACTGTTGGCCACGGCCTTCGCGATGAGTGTCTTGCCGCAGCCGGGTGGACCGTAGAGCAGGATCCCCTTCGGTGCGGGCAGGTCGTACTCGGCGAACAACGCGCTGTGGACGAAGGGCAGCTCGACCGCGTCGGTGATCTCCTCGATCTGCGTGTCGAGGCCGCCGACGTCGTCGTAGGACACGTCGGGCACCTCCTCGAGCACGAGATCCTCCACCTCGGGGCGCGGGAGCCGCTCGAGCACCACACCGGCACGCGGGTCGATGAGCAGGGTGTCGCCGCTGCGGAGGGGTTGGGAACGGGCGACGTCGCCGATCTCCACGACCCGTTCCTCGTCGGCGCGGCCGATGATCAGGGCACGGTCGCCGCCGTCGAGCACGTCCTTGAGCGTGGCGACCTCGCCGGTGCGATCCGGGTTGCGCGCCAGGACGACGTTGAACGACTCGTTGAGCACGACCTCCTGGCCGAGTTCGAGCTGTCCGGCGAGTTCGGGCTGCACCGCGACACGCATCTTGCGGCCGCCGGCGTGGACGTCGACCGTCCCGTCGTCGTTGGCACCGAGCACCGTGCCGTAGCCCGAGGGCGGCTGGGTCAGCTTGTCCACCTCGTCGCGCAGGGTGGAGATGTGTTCGCGTGCTTCGCGCAGGGTGTAGGTGAGCTTCTCGTTCTGGGACACGGCCTTGCTGAGTTGCCCCTTGGTCTCGAGCAGGCGCTCCTCGAGGGTGCGTACCCGCTTGGGCGAGTCCTGGAGACGACGCCGCAGCGCGGTCACCTCGTCCTCGAGTTCGGCGGCGAGCATCCGAAGCCGGTTCACCTCGGCGGCGGTGTCATGGTCCTCCACGGTTCCTCCATCTCGTCGGCAACCCAACTCGGGGTCACCCTAGACCCGGCTCCCGTACTGTCGTCGGACGCCCCGAGCCTGGCACAAGGTGAGCCACGCTCCGTGGCGACCCGGCGGCGTGTTGGATTTCACCGGCCAGGATGACGGTCGAACTTGATTCCGACCGTTATGCTGCCGACCAGTAAGGTGTTCCGACGTTCGGGTCTCCCGACGTTCGGGACGCGAGTACGCCAGAGCGGGTCACCCGCTTCGAAACACAGTGAGGTCAGCACCACTCATGAAGGTTTGGATCGACCAGGATCTTTGCACCGGCGATGGCCTCTGCGAAGAAATCGCCCCCGACGTCTTCACCCTTCTCGACGACGGACTGGCCTATGTGAAGGAAGGCGACAAGATCTACTCCGACCCGGGCGGCCCCGAGGGCCTCGCGGTCGTGAAGGCCGGCCAGGAAGAGGCCACCATCGAGTCGGCCGAAGAGTGCCCCGGCGAGTGCATCTTCATCGAGATCTGATCGAAATCGCCGCACGGCGCCGACGACGAATTCGCGAATGAACGAGGGGGGCTGCGGCCCCTCTCGTTTCGCGTCGGGCCCGTCTCAGCAATCCGGGACGGTCTGGTTCGGGTCGAGACCGCGGGCCATGAGCTCCTCGATGGCGGTGCTGCGCACCGCGTAGCCCACGCCTTCCCCCGCCGTGGAGGTGGCGAAGGCGACACCGATCACCTCGCCGGTGCGGTCGACGAGCGCGGCGCCCGAGTCCCCCACTTGGACCTCGGCGGCGATGAGCCAGGCCGGCCGTTCGACCCGTGTGGTGCTGCCGACCGACTCGATGCGCACGGTGACCCGTCGCTCGACGCGATAGGGCGTGGGGTCGGCGAAGCCGCCGCGCTCCCAGCCGACGAGCACGCCGGTCGAGCCGTTGGCCGCGCGTTCGGTGAGCGGCAGCGGCACGAAGTCGGCATCGGGCACGTCGAGAATCGCAAGGTCGGCGTCGGCGTCGAACGCCACCGGGGTACCGATGAACTCGTCACCGTCGAACGTGTGGACGGTGATCTCGTCGATGCCCAGGATCACATGGGCGTTGGTGACCACCAGCGTGTCGGTGAGCGCGAACCCCGATCCCGAGGCGACGCGGCCGCAGGCCACGCCCTGGATGCTCACCGTCGACGGCAGCACGGCGGCGAGCTGCTGTTCGGAAAGGCCGTGATCGTCGGGAACCGGGCCCACGTCGGGAGTGGTGGCCGAGGCCGCGGGTGTGGCGACGGGATCGTCGCTGCCGCAGGCGGACACGGACGCGACCAGGGCCATGGCAACGACGGACTGCAGCCACCGCACCCGTCGGCGGCCGGGAGGCCTCATTCCTCCAGGAGCCGGGCGTGCGTGAGGAAGCCCGTGTGGGCCACCATCCGGTGGTCGGGACGCACGGCGGTGCCCTGCACGTGCCATCCGCGATTGAGCACTTCGACGGTCTCGGCGAAGCCGAGCTTGGATTCCTCGAGCGCGTCGTGGAGTTGGGAGACCTGGATGATGCTCGGCGTGTAGGCCACGAAGATGCCGCCGGGCCGGAGGGCCTTCTCGGCATGGGGTACGACCTGCCACGGTTCGGGCAGATCCAGGACGATCCGGTCGAGGTCGGTCTCGTCGATGCCCTCGTAGACGTCGTGGAGATGGGTGGTGTAGTGCTCCATCGCCGCCGGGCCGAGGAAGCGGGTCACGTTCTCCCGGGCCTTCTCGAGGAAGTCCTCGCGGATCTCGTAGCCGGTGATCTCGGCGCCCGCCCGCAGCATCCCGATGGACAACGCGCCACTACCGAGACCGGACTCGAGCACCCGAGCGCCAGGGAAGATGTCGGCCAGGATGAGGATCGGGCCGATGTCCTTCGGGTAGATGACCTGCGCGCCGCGGGGCATCTTCAGAATGAAGTCGCTGATGGTCGGGCGCAGGGCGGTGAAGACCATGCCGCGGGTGGAACGAAACGTGGTGCCCTCCGGCGACCCGATCATGTCGTCGTGGGGCAGGACACCCGAGTGGGAATGGAACTCTCCCCCATCGGCCAGGTCGATCAGGTAGCGCCGCAGCTTGCGGTCGATCAGCATGACCGGCTCGCCCGCAGTGAGCGGTCCGCTGCGGCTCATCGCCGTGCCCCCGAGCGGCGGCGGGTGCGCCCCAGCTCGATCGGAACGGCATCGGTGGCCCGTTCGGTGAGGCGGCAGAACGCACAGACGTCGTTGGAGCTCGGCGCGCCGCAGCGCGCACAGGGGGTGATGATCACGTCGGCAGTCTCGCCCG encodes:
- a CDS encoding amino acid ABC transporter ATP-binding protein; this encodes MTSLTNTATVAGGTGEPIITVQGVDKFFGEFQALTNVNLVVGKQEVVVVIGPSGSGKSTLIRCINHLEEHTNGTIVVDGVELTSDIRNIREIRRECGMVFQSFNLFPHMTVLDNITLGPRRVRKKPKAAAEKAAMELLEMVKIPEQAKKHPGQLSGGQQQRVAIARALAMEPKVMLFDEPTSALDPEMVKEVLDAMQDLAESGMTMIVVTHEMGFARAVADRVAFMASGEIVEVGTPEHFFTNPQEERTKLFLSQIL
- a CDS encoding ABC transporter permease subunit (The N-terminal region of this protein, as described by TIGR01726, is a three transmembrane segment that identifies a subfamily of ABC transporter permease subunits, which specificities that include histidine, arginine, glutamine, glutamate, L-cystine (sic), the opines (in Agrobacterium) octopine and nopaline, etc.), with the protein product MTTVEQEIHTPTKPPLYRNVRVLRWAFQFAVVGVVAYVVYRLYDNAITNLEDAGLPTGFDFLDNQARFAIPGLADSADYSIRKAYWAGYLNTLRVIVVGIPLCTALGVIIGIMRLSENLLVRAVGTIYVEVFRNIPVLLWIFITYLVIILLNLPQITDDVTPFDAFVISNRGIGIPWFNPDANLLMFVGFVGVAMLAVVGVSLWRRKVNEETGEPPRGLLYGGIAFLIVLAIGNFVAGNALSLDPAVIDGRQVGGGMNIFPPYIGLTIALVLYTASHVAEIVRGSIQAIHKGQAEAAQAIALSTFQRYRYVILPQAFRIMIPPLASQYLNITKNSSLAVAISYVEITSIFGRVSNNATPALQALIILMFCYLTFSLGISLIANFFNRRLSLESR
- a CDS encoding amino acid ABC transporter substrate-binding protein → MRNHWMLRLLAVLFSFTLLATACGDDSSDDADGGDTDSGDTDGGDTDTGDTGGDDDDTVDLVQDEGQTIQTIIDRGVLNCGVNGQLLGFSNVDADGNYTGLDVDYCRAIAAALLDDPDAVEYTDLTAETRFTALQSGEIDVLIRNGTWTSSRDGALGLQWAATTFYDGAGMLVNADSGFTEVADMDGTIICVQTGTTTEINLEIYFSNLGISYEPLNVADEAAVTSNFSSGACDGYVTDKSGLASFAATYDGDVTILDDTMSKEPLGPATREGDDDFFDVVQWVVFATFNAEEFGLTSENIGDVTPGENGAIDKFVNDAESGLGFPTADWAVRVIEAVGNYQEIYDRNIAPLGIPEGYNQLYTQGGILYGAPVN
- a CDS encoding ubiquitin-like protein Pup is translated as MAEREQIRKPAPAEREAETAAAPATSERGDELKAELDDLLDEIDEVLETNAEDFVKSYIQKGGQ
- a CDS encoding tRNA (adenine-N1)-methyltransferase, translated to MSRSGPLTAGEPVMLIDRKLRRYLIDLADGGEFHSHSGVLPHDDMIGSPEGTTFRSTRGMVFTALRPTISDFILKMPRGAQVIYPKDIGPILILADIFPGARVLESGLGSGALSIGMLRAGAEITGYEIREDFLEKARENVTRFLGPAAMEHYTTHLHDVYEGIDETDLDRIVLDLPEPWQVVPHAEKALRPGGIFVAYTPSIIQVSQLHDALEESKLGFAETVEVLNRGWHVQGTAVRPDHRMVAHTGFLTHARLLEE
- the dop gene encoding depupylase/deamidase Dop, whose product is MAIPKTLGIETEYGIVHKGTDDPNPIAASSVLINAYLYDAGYRTDSRDASVHWDFIDETPGMDARGYAPTGAMPPDVETHLVNAVLTNGARYYVDHAHPELSTPECADALSVVRFDRAAELIAAQSMEAANRLLPPDEEIVLYKNNSDGKGNSYGCHENYLVDRATPFGRIVNRATAHFITRQIFTGAGKVGAEAPGMRTDDVGFQLTQRADFFEEEVGLETTLKRPIINTRDEPHADARKYRRLHVIVGDANMAQVATYLKVGTTALVLALTEDDAFTRDFTFRTPVPAMRQVSHDLSLRAPLELDDGTTITALEVQWELLDQSKKYVEANGTDDVGGDVALDVLRRWEFVLAGLEDDPMTLAGQVDWVAKYRLVNGYRDRHDLEWSDARLRAMDIQYSDLRPSKSLAARVDLERLVDEADAERAKTEPPHDTRAFFRGRCLQRFPDAVVAANWDSLVFDVGTEALRRVPMMEPLRGTEAHVGTLFDECDSATDLLRRLGN
- a CDS encoding amino acid ABC transporter permease yields the protein MAPDAQLPTGLHGGGGVDGTPIASEPPPLLESGWGVREILRKNLFKDTKNSILTLLFGGLILFVLFKTFNYVFITARWEVIYNGPLEFYMVGKDFGRTGISYEMLWAGIYTAMLAMGIGTGLGYNEEAPPMRLGARAAMIGGPLVGIVFILSMTRTITPTLLTVGAVVVLAAGNQLGRRLPQVVRRRSGWILLALTLLAFGLITDFTPSNIDEFGGLLLTIVVAFAGVSLSFPIGVIMALARRSTFPLIRPLAVGYIELIRGVPLISLLFIGQFALGFLFPPGATLPGPIPRAIIMITLFSGAYVAEVVRGGLQSVPAGQVEAGKALGLSPFTITRQIVLPQALRNSIPALIGQFISLLKDVSLLVIIGLQEMLGIVDVVLARPEFTNQGYTPEAYAFVGTIYWTLCFSMSRAAQRLETRLGVGTR
- the arc gene encoding proteasome ATPase, whose product is MEDHDTAAEVNRLRMLAAELEDEVTALRRRLQDSPKRVRTLEERLLETKGQLSKAVSQNEKLTYTLREAREHISTLRDEVDKLTQPPSGYGTVLGANDDGTVDVHAGGRKMRVAVQPELAGQLELGQEVVLNESFNVVLARNPDRTGEVATLKDVLDGGDRALIIGRADEERVVEIGDVARSQPLRSGDTLLIDPRAGVVLERLPRPEVEDLVLEEVPDVSYDDVGGLDTQIEEITDAVELPFVHSALFAEYDLPAPKGILLYGPPGCGKTLIAKAVANSLAKKVAEVSGDKEARSFFLNIKGPELLNKYVGETERQIRLVFQRAREKSEEGWPVIVFFDEMESLFRTRGSGISSDIESTIVPQLLAEIDGVETLRNVIVIGASNREDLIDPAILRPGRLDVKIKIERPDAEAAIPIFARYLTADVPIDEGMIETEGGGDIHKAIQAMIEDTVREMYREDDANRFLEVTYQNGDKEVMFFKDFSSGAMIENIVRRAKKLAIKREIAGGERGIRTDDLLSSIRQEFKEHEDLPNTTNPDDWAKISGKKGERIVYVRTLIHTDNDASGGKSIDSVATGQYL
- a CDS encoding trypsin-like peptidase domain-containing protein translates to MRPPGRRRVRWLQSVVAMALVASVSACGSDDPVATPAASATTPDVGPVPDDHGLSEQQLAAVLPSTVSIQGVACGRVASGSGFALTDTLVVTNAHVILGIDEITVHTFDGDEFIGTPVAFDADADLAILDVPDADFVPLPLTERAANGSTGVLVGWERGGFADPTPYRVERRVTVRIESVGSTTRVERPAWLIAAEVQVGDSGAALVDRTGEVIGVAFATSTAGEGVGYAVRSTAIEELMARGLDPNQTVPDC
- a CDS encoding ferredoxin, translated to MKVWIDQDLCTGDGLCEEIAPDVFTLLDDGLAYVKEGDKIYSDPGGPEGLAVVKAGQEEATIESAEECPGECIFIEI